A stretch of the Kroppenstedtia eburnea genome encodes the following:
- a CDS encoding MFS transporter, whose product MTEQEHHKKKRFPRRKSKPRLDEEDITVVDPDVAKRAVMATALGNAMEWFDFGIYSYLAVTIGKVFFPEMTGGVQLIYAFATFAVAFIARPLGGILFGMLGDRWGRKRVLAITLILMAVSTLSIGLIPSYASIGSTATLLLLIARLVQGFSTGGEYAGAMTFIAESTPDKKRGVMASGLEVGTLIGYVAGAGLVTLLTFLLGPKGMVEWGWRIPFWIAAPLGLIGFYLRNHLEETPAFEAMEEAREENEPISIKEIFVSYWKTLVIGMVVVFFYNVVNYMVLSYMPSHLSAVLGYGETKGLLLIVIVMVIMIPIVILMGYFGDRIGAKRIVQGGLIGLIFLSLPSFWLIGNGAVGYVFLGLMMLAVFSSTFQGSMPSLLPSLFYTEVRYGALAITYNISASIFGGTTPLLVSWLINRTKDQLVPAYYLIFAGVVGMIVVTYFVKDTSGKSLRGSPPAVAGEHEIEEVLEEPEEALWWREEKDKEP is encoded by the coding sequence TTGACTGAGCAAGAGCATCACAAAAAGAAGCGGTTTCCCAGAAGAAAGTCCAAACCCCGCTTGGATGAAGAGGATATTACAGTCGTCGATCCGGACGTTGCGAAAAGAGCGGTCATGGCCACAGCCCTTGGAAATGCCATGGAATGGTTTGACTTCGGTATTTATTCCTATTTGGCTGTGACCATTGGCAAAGTGTTTTTCCCTGAAATGACCGGCGGTGTGCAATTGATCTATGCTTTCGCCACCTTTGCTGTCGCCTTTATCGCCCGGCCGCTGGGTGGAATCCTTTTCGGGATGTTGGGAGACCGATGGGGACGGAAAAGAGTGTTGGCGATCACGTTGATCCTGATGGCGGTATCCACCTTGAGTATCGGTCTGATTCCCAGTTATGCCTCGATCGGTTCCACAGCGACTCTCTTATTGTTGATCGCCCGCTTGGTTCAGGGGTTTTCAACCGGCGGGGAATACGCCGGGGCGATGACGTTTATTGCGGAATCGACCCCGGATAAGAAGCGGGGAGTGATGGCCAGCGGCTTGGAAGTGGGCACCCTGATCGGTTATGTTGCCGGGGCGGGCCTCGTCACATTGCTCACCTTTCTGCTTGGTCCGAAAGGGATGGTGGAGTGGGGATGGCGCATTCCATTTTGGATCGCCGCACCCTTGGGGCTGATCGGTTTTTATTTGCGGAATCACCTTGAAGAGACACCGGCTTTTGAAGCGATGGAAGAGGCACGGGAAGAAAATGAACCTATCTCGATCAAAGAGATCTTTGTCTCCTATTGGAAGACATTGGTGATCGGCATGGTCGTGGTGTTTTTTTATAACGTGGTCAACTACATGGTTTTGTCTTACATGCCTTCCCATTTGTCCGCCGTGTTGGGGTATGGAGAGACCAAAGGGTTGCTGTTGATTGTGATCGTCATGGTGATCATGATCCCGATCGTGATCCTGATGGGGTATTTTGGCGACCGGATCGGTGCCAAACGGATCGTGCAGGGCGGATTGATCGGATTGATCTTTTTATCGCTGCCTTCTTTTTGGCTGATCGGAAACGGTGCGGTGGGGTATGTCTTTTTGGGTTTGATGATGTTGGCTGTCTTTTCTTCCACCTTCCAAGGATCGATGCCTTCCCTGTTACCCTCCCTTTTCTATACGGAGGTGAGATACGGGGCGCTGGCCATTACCTACAACATTTCAGCCTCCATATTCGGCGGTACAACCCCCTTATTGGTCTCCTGGTTGATCAATCGGACAAAAGACCAACTGGTGCCGGCTTACTACCTGATCTTTGCCGGGGTGGTCGGGATGATTGTCGTAACTTATTTTGTCAAGGACACTTCCGGCAAATCGCTGCGTGGATCCCCGCCGGCAGTGGCAGGGGAGCATGAAATTGAAGAGGTATTGGAAGAGCCGGAAGAAGCGTTGTGGTGGCGGGAAGAAAAAGATAAGGAGCCATGA
- a CDS encoding DUF441 domain-containing protein: MLLVITILGVISKNATVWIAGVGLLALRLWPGNQPLAWTEQYGLKVGVIILTMGVLAPVALGKIPWSQLVDTVKSYSGLAAVVVGILVAYLGGRGANLLTNQPTVVTGLMIGTIIGVALFRGVPVGPLIAAGILSLFTQFLRG; the protein is encoded by the coding sequence ATGTTGCTTGTAATTACGATTTTGGGTGTCATCTCCAAAAACGCCACGGTGTGGATCGCGGGTGTGGGGTTGTTGGCCCTCCGCCTGTGGCCGGGAAATCAGCCGCTGGCATGGACAGAGCAGTACGGGTTGAAGGTTGGTGTCATCATTTTAACCATGGGGGTGCTCGCCCCTGTCGCCCTGGGGAAAATCCCCTGGTCCCAACTGGTGGATACGGTGAAGAGCTACTCCGGTCTGGCTGCGGTGGTCGTCGGGATCCTTGTGGCATATCTCGGGGGAAGAGGGGCCAACTTGTTGACAAATCAACCGACGGTCGTCACCGGATTGATGATTGGAACCATTATCGGGGTCGCCCTGTTTCGCGGTGTTCCCGTGGGGCCGCTGATCGCAGCCGGGATCTTATCCTTGTTCACTCAGTTTCTGCGGGGATGA